Proteins encoded by one window of Camelus bactrianus isolate YW-2024 breed Bactrian camel chromosome 9, ASM4877302v1, whole genome shotgun sequence:
- the PSMA5 gene encoding proteasome subunit alpha type-5 isoform X2, which translates to MEPSSIEKIVEIDAHIGCAMSGLIADAKTLIDKARVETQNHWFTYNETMTVESVTQAVSNLALQFGEEDADPGAMSRPFGVALLFGGVDEKGPQLFHMDPSGTFVQCDARAIGSASEGAQSSLQEVYHKSMTLKEAIKSSLIILKQVMEEKLNATNIELATVQPGQNFHMFTKEELEEVIKDI; encoded by the exons ATGGAGCCAAGCAGCATTGAGAAGATTGTAGAGATTGATGCTCACATAG GTTGTGCCATGAGTGGGCTAATTGCTGATGCTAAGACTTTAATTGATAAAGCCAGAGTGGAGACACAG aACCATTGGTTCACCTACAATGAGACCATGACAGTGGAGAGTGTGACCCAGGCTGTGTCAAACCTGGCCCTACAGTTTGGAGAAGAAGATGCAGATCCAGGTGCCATG TCTCGTCCCTTTGGAGTAGCACTCTTGTTTGGAGGAGTTGATGAAAAAGGACCCCAGCT GTTTCATATGGATCCATCTGGAACCTTTGTACAATGTGATGCTCGAGCAATTGGCTCTGCTTCAGAGGGTGCCCAGAGCTCCTTGCAAGAAGTTTACCACAAG TCTATGACACTGAAAGAAGCTATCAAGTCTTCACTCATAATCCTCAAACAAGTAATGGAGGAGAAGCTGAATGCAACTAACATagag CTAGCCACAGTGCAGCCTGGCCAGAATTTCCACATGTTCACAAAGGAAGAACTTGAAGAGGTTATCAAGGACATTTAA